One window from the genome of Epinephelus moara isolate mb chromosome 5, YSFRI_EMoa_1.0, whole genome shotgun sequence encodes:
- the LOC126391028 gene encoding fibrinogen-like protein 1 translates to MMGMLRTSVAFLLHMAASLAAPVPCEEKVVRLEAEIQGLKNVIDDQHRYIRGLHNSQAQQLEHIPNSHLGPDNLYRDCSEVFADGNVASGLYVIRPDGSPTALSVYCDMNNGGGWTVFQRRRDGKESFDRAWVEYKHGFGDLFSPDGEFWLGNEPLHFITSQGNYDLRIDMEDFEGKQRYAEYKNFKVDDEKDQYQLHLGEYNGNAGDALADAHGLPSARQKWAGPGGIKFSTYDQLNDGDADSEAKCIRHSKSGWWFSRCDSGNLNGHYYKGPYQAMMDDGVVWYTWHGWWYSIKSVVMMVRASELDHPPPVIAPLMGPFDPSNVPGDVIDVPYGQKA, encoded by the exons ATGATGGGAATGCTGAGGACATCAGTGGCCTTTCTTCTTCACATGGCAGCCTCTCTGGCG GCCCCTGTGCCGTGTGAGGAGAAGGTGGTCCGTCTGGAAGCGGAGATCCAGGGCCTGAAGAACGTGATCGACGACCAGCATCGCTACATCAGGGGGCTCCACAACAGCCAAGCTCAGCAGCTGGAGCACATACCCAACTCACACCTGGGCCCTGACAACCTCTACAGAG ACTGCTCCGAGGTGTTTGCAGACGGTAATGTGGCCAGCGGGCTGTATGTGATTCGTCCAGACGGCTCTCCCACTGCGCTGAGCGTCTACTGTGACATGAATAATGGAGGAGGATGGACTGTCttccagaggaggagagacggcAAAGAGAGCtttgacag agcgtGGGTGGAGTACAAACATGGATTTGGAGACCTCTTCTCCCCTGATGGAGAATTCTGGCTGGGCAATGAACCTCTACACTTTATCACCTCACAAG GAAACTACGACCTGCGGATCGACATGGAGGACTTTGAGGGTAAGCAGCGCTACGCAGAGTACAAGAACTTCAAAGTGGACGATGAAAAG GATCAGTACCAGTTACATTTGGGAGAGTACAATGGGAATGCAGGGGACGCCCTAGCTGACGCCCATGGCCTCCCCTCTGCACGGCAGAAATGGGCCGGTCCAGGTGGGATCAAGTTCAGCACCTACGACCAGCTGAATGACGGCGATGCTGACAGCGAGGCCAAGTGCATCAGACACAGCAAGTCAGGCTGGTGGTTCAGCAG GTGTGACTCAGGAAACTTAAACGGTCACTACTACAAAGGACCGTACCAAGCGATGATGGATGACGGGGTGGTGTGGTACACATGGCACGGTTGGTGGTACTCCATCAAATCTGTGGTCATGATGGTGCGAGCATCTGAACTGGACCATCCGCCGCCAGTCATTGCGCCGTTAATGGGACCATTTGACCCAAGCAATGTGCCAGGTGATGTCATTGATGTTCCTTATGGCCAAAAGGCCTGA